The proteins below come from a single Lasioglossum baleicum chromosome 20, iyLasBale1, whole genome shotgun sequence genomic window:
- the LOC143218843 gene encoding sin3 histone deacetylase corepressor complex component SDS3 isoform X3 — MSYQDSPFSTMYGHDDYDLEEDNEEYLEDDRDAEEQDESDEDTEEASETDLGKSEEYTEIKEQVYQDKLASLKKQLQQLKDGTHPEYNRKLKRLEAQYKERLRLNTIYRDYLTESVERDYILEKRAAVKEFEEKKIDLKENLLTDMEEKRKMIESDRHTMELTGDSMEVKPVMTRKLRRRPNDPVPEKVEKRRKPPPAQLNYLLDEKEIESDLKAISRGKVLPTVRKPASETPLVETRIEDGKLLHERRWFHRGQPVYVEGKDLSRFAANISAIGTEAIWVKKVSDGSKVRIYISQLSRGKISIKRRAS, encoded by the exons ATGTCGTATCAGGATTCACCGTTTTCGACCATGTATGGTCACGACGATTATGATCTTGAGGAAGATAACGAGGAGTATTTAGAAGACGACCGCGATGCGGAGGAACAAGATGAGAGTGACGAAG ACACTGAAGAGGCAAGTGAGACCGACTTGGGGAAGTCGGAAGAGTACACAGAGATAAAGGAGCA AGTATATCAAGACAAATTGGCTAGTTTGAAGAAACAACTGCAACAATTGAAGGATGGTACCCATCCCGAGTACAATCGCAAGTTGAAACGCTTGGAGGCCCAGTACAAAGAAAG GCTACGGTTGAATACAATTTACCGGGACTATCTGACCGAGTCGGTAGAACGAGATTACATATTGGAGAAGAGAGCGGCGGTGAAGGAatttgaagaaaagaaaatagaCTTGAAGGAGAACTTACTGACTGATATGGAAGAGAAGAGGAAAATGATAGAGAGCGACCGACACACTATGGAGCTCACAGGCGACTCGATGGAG GTGAAGCCTGTAATGACGCGAAAATTGCGTAGACGGCCCAATGACCCTGTCCCTGAGAAGGTAGAAAAGCGTAGGAAACCTCCTCCGGCACAGTTAAATTATCTCTTAGAcgaaaaagaaatcgaaagTGATTTGAAAGCTATCAGCAGGGGTAAAGTACTGCCTACTGTTCGGAAACCAG CTTCCGAGACGCCACTTGTAGAGACTAGGATAGAAGACGGGAAACTTCTACACGAGAGACGATG GTTTCACCGCGGCCAGCCGGTCTATGTGGAGGGGAAAGACTTGTCGAGATTCGCAGCAAACATTTCCGCTATCGGAACCGAGGCT ATCTGGGTGAAGAAAGTGTCGGACGGGAGCAAAGTGCGTATATATATATCCCAATTGAGTCGGGGGAAGATATCGATTAAAAGACGAGCGTCCTAG
- the LOC143218843 gene encoding sin3 histone deacetylase corepressor complex component SDS3 isoform X2, with protein sequence MSYQDSPFSTMYGHDDYDLEEDNEEYLEDDRDAEEQDESDEDTEEASETDLGKSEEYTEIKEQVYQDKLASLKKQLQQLKDGTHPEYNRKLKRLEAQYKERLRLNTIYRDYLTESVERDYILEKRAAVKEFEEKKIDLKENLLTDMEEKRKMIESDRHTMELTGDSMEVKPVMTRKLRRRPNDPVPEKVEKRRKPPPAQLNYLLDEKEIESDLKAISRGKVLPTVRKPVNIPSQHIPPASETPLVETRIEDGKLLHERRWFHRGQPVYVEGKDLSRFAANISAIGTEAIWVKKVSDGSKVRIYISQLSRGKISIKRRAS encoded by the exons ATGTCGTATCAGGATTCACCGTTTTCGACCATGTATGGTCACGACGATTATGATCTTGAGGAAGATAACGAGGAGTATTTAGAAGACGACCGCGATGCGGAGGAACAAGATGAGAGTGACGAAG ACACTGAAGAGGCAAGTGAGACCGACTTGGGGAAGTCGGAAGAGTACACAGAGATAAAGGAGCA AGTATATCAAGACAAATTGGCTAGTTTGAAGAAACAACTGCAACAATTGAAGGATGGTACCCATCCCGAGTACAATCGCAAGTTGAAACGCTTGGAGGCCCAGTACAAAGAAAG GCTACGGTTGAATACAATTTACCGGGACTATCTGACCGAGTCGGTAGAACGAGATTACATATTGGAGAAGAGAGCGGCGGTGAAGGAatttgaagaaaagaaaatagaCTTGAAGGAGAACTTACTGACTGATATGGAAGAGAAGAGGAAAATGATAGAGAGCGACCGACACACTATGGAGCTCACAGGCGACTCGATGGAG GTGAAGCCTGTAATGACGCGAAAATTGCGTAGACGGCCCAATGACCCTGTCCCTGAGAAGGTAGAAAAGCGTAGGAAACCTCCTCCGGCACAGTTAAATTATCTCTTAGAcgaaaaagaaatcgaaagTGATTTGAAAGCTATCAGCAGGGGTAAAGTACTGCCTACTGTTCGGAAACCAG TAAATATACCTTCGCAACATATTCCTCCAGCTTCCGAGACGCCACTTGTAGAGACTAGGATAGAAGACGGGAAACTTCTACACGAGAGACGATG GTTTCACCGCGGCCAGCCGGTCTATGTGGAGGGGAAAGACTTGTCGAGATTCGCAGCAAACATTTCCGCTATCGGAACCGAGGCT ATCTGGGTGAAGAAAGTGTCGGACGGGAGCAAAGTGCGTATATATATATCCCAATTGAGTCGGGGGAAGATATCGATTAAAAGACGAGCGTCCTAG
- the LOC143218843 gene encoding sin3 histone deacetylase corepressor complex component SDS3 isoform X1 has protein sequence MSYQDSPFSTMYGHDDYDLEEDNEEYLEDDRDAEEQDESDEDTEEASETDLGKSEEYTEIKEQVYQDKLASLKKQLQQLKDGTHPEYNRKLKRLEAQYKERLRLNTIYRDYLTESVERDYILEKRAAVKEFEEKKIDLKENLLTDMEEKRKMIESDRHTMELTGDSMEVKPVMTRKLRRRPNDPVPEKVEKRRKPPPAQLNYLLDEKEIESDLKAISRGKVLPTVRKPAVFPHYNTVNIPSQHIPPASETPLVETRIEDGKLLHERRWFHRGQPVYVEGKDLSRFAANISAIGTEAIWVKKVSDGSKVRIYISQLSRGKISIKRRAS, from the exons ATGTCGTATCAGGATTCACCGTTTTCGACCATGTATGGTCACGACGATTATGATCTTGAGGAAGATAACGAGGAGTATTTAGAAGACGACCGCGATGCGGAGGAACAAGATGAGAGTGACGAAG ACACTGAAGAGGCAAGTGAGACCGACTTGGGGAAGTCGGAAGAGTACACAGAGATAAAGGAGCA AGTATATCAAGACAAATTGGCTAGTTTGAAGAAACAACTGCAACAATTGAAGGATGGTACCCATCCCGAGTACAATCGCAAGTTGAAACGCTTGGAGGCCCAGTACAAAGAAAG GCTACGGTTGAATACAATTTACCGGGACTATCTGACCGAGTCGGTAGAACGAGATTACATATTGGAGAAGAGAGCGGCGGTGAAGGAatttgaagaaaagaaaatagaCTTGAAGGAGAACTTACTGACTGATATGGAAGAGAAGAGGAAAATGATAGAGAGCGACCGACACACTATGGAGCTCACAGGCGACTCGATGGAG GTGAAGCCTGTAATGACGCGAAAATTGCGTAGACGGCCCAATGACCCTGTCCCTGAGAAGGTAGAAAAGCGTAGGAAACCTCCTCCGGCACAGTTAAATTATCTCTTAGAcgaaaaagaaatcgaaagTGATTTGAAAGCTATCAGCAGGGGTAAAGTACTGCCTACTGTTCGGAAACCAG CGGTTTTTCCACATTATAATACAGTAAATATACCTTCGCAACATATTCCTCCAGCTTCCGAGACGCCACTTGTAGAGACTAGGATAGAAGACGGGAAACTTCTACACGAGAGACGATG GTTTCACCGCGGCCAGCCGGTCTATGTGGAGGGGAAAGACTTGTCGAGATTCGCAGCAAACATTTCCGCTATCGGAACCGAGGCT ATCTGGGTGAAGAAAGTGTCGGACGGGAGCAAAGTGCGTATATATATATCCCAATTGAGTCGGGGGAAGATATCGATTAAAAGACGAGCGTCCTAG